TACCAATACTAGTAAATATTATTGTTGaacactgtcgtctcacagcaagagggttatgagtttgattcccaggtggagaggtgtgggtcctttctgtgaagagtttgggtttcctccaggagctccggttttctcctgcagtccaaagacatgcagtcagattaattacAGATGCAAAAATTGCCCTtggatatgtgtgtgttaaggtgtgaatgtgtttgttttgttagtgtatgccttgcacccacttataactgggataggctccagcacccccgtgaccctgattaggataagcggctTAGAACGTTTTTTTCTGTATTCAATTACAAGTTTGCAAAAAGCTTTAAGGCCACAATGTGAAATAATACTACCTACGCAAAAGCAATATTGCAACCTGTCCCTAAAAGTTGCCCACACAATCCTTTTTTTAGATGTTGGCAAACATTTGCTTGATCTAAATATAGTATTGCGGCTGCATGAAATAAAGAAGCACCTGTAACTGGTAAAATGAAGCGAGGCACATAGTGTTTGTGGTTATGATCATCCTGTAGTAGAGCTTAGCTAAAGGTAAATATGACAGGAAGGAGAAGATAGCAGAACACCTACGTGCACCAGTGTTCAAACGGGCAGGTAGATGTCTGCTCCCTGCTCTCCTATAACACCTCACTGCATGCTTTGAAGGATTTGTCATTTTCTTGGTAATTTCTATCGCTGCTTTCTTATGTTGTGCAAATCAAAACATAGAATTACAACATAACCTTAAGACCTTCTGAGAAATAATGTAAGGCGGCAAAAAGGCTGTAAGTTGTGGTTTAGTTGtgctgatttttattttttcttgtgtTGCCCCAAAGCTAAAAAGTACAAGATGAATTTTTAAGATTATAACAACAGCAGTTCTTTTAAGAAGGCTtcccacaagactttgaagtatgtctgtggaaatttgtgctcattcagtcaaaagaaagcctcagttgatgttctagtttattccaaagctgttcagtggagctgatgTCAGGActcatgttggtcaagaaagcctcagttgatgtttcgGTTCATTCTAGAGCTGTTCAGCTTTTCTTCatgcagttgtaacctagcagTTACAGCattggacaggttgccactgttgggcccttgagcatggcccttaaccctcaattgcttagactgtatactgtaagttgttttggataaaattatctgctaagtgctgaaaatgtaaatgatccaACTAGcaagtcactggagtttcttaaaattaagcttttcttcatgtctttatagagcttgctcatgctggaacagtaaatataatgtactgtataatttattacacctgttagcaattattgtggctgaaacacattaattcatgACTTGGGAATATCCTAATACTCGGgactgtcacttaacacagtctgtcGATACATccagaaatgcaacctgaatctTTATTACATAAAGAGAATGTTGTGCATTCATTGTATGCAGAAATGCctcagagttctctgggcctgagcttaTCTCAGATGGTCCAATAGACAGTGAAAACGTCAGATgagtggtcagatgagtccacggtTCGGCTTGTTTTCACGAAAAATGGACATCAAGTTCTTgttgccaaagatgaaaaggacaatccagactgttatcagtgaaagatgcaaaagccaacatgtgtcatggtatgggggtgcatcagtgcccagggCAATGGTTACTtgtatatgtgtgaaggtaccactgacgTGGAGGTGTATAATGTTATTtttgagagacacatgctgccatcaaggcaaaGGGAAGTcaatgattatttcagcaagacgatgccaggcctcattttgcatgtgctacaacagtgtggatTTGTAGACACaaaatgtgtgtgcttgactggcctgcctgcagtccagaactgtctcctattgaaaatgtatgttgCAGCACGAAGAAGAGAATCAGGCAGTGGCAACCATGGACTGTTGCACAGCTGAAGTTTGGTATCAAGCAAGGATGGAccaaaattccacttgcaacaATAATTactctcattaataggaaaagtGATGGAACGgggggtaaacatgcctctgtcccaacttaagTATGTTTCAggcatgtgtgtgttagtatttacaaactacagtgAAAGTGACTAGTGATaatattggaaatcttttctttctacttttatcagttaaaaaaaaggttcaagacaattaacaaatcacagattttattgtgttatacaaaacgtcccaacttttcaaaAGCATCCAGTAAACTgtacaaaatacattaaaacaggATTTAAAAACACACTCAAGCATGTGCAATATTGACATATGTATCTACATGTAACAACTATTACATATGGTTCTGTTCCGCTCAATAGCCACTTCATTCACTTTTCCATCAAGACAGCAGGTTCATCCCACCATGCATGATAAGTATAGGAGGAAATTATACTTATCATGTAgcatgacagtgaggtgtactTTTTGTGTGGTtttcaaaaatgtcaagaaatgttttttttctgagcGAGAAAATGTGATAaactttaaaacagttctgatgtgtaatatataattaatacagAATTTACTACAACTGTAATAGAACTGTTAAATGCTATgtaaagggcggcacggtggctaagtaggtagcactgtcgcctcacagcaagaaggtgctttttttgaaccccaggtgggacggtccggatcctttctatgtggaatttgcatgttctccccttgtccgaataagtttcctccaggaacccaggtttcctcccacagtcaaaagacatgcaagtgaggtgaattggagacactaaattgtccatgactgtgttcgatataaccttgtgaactgatgaaccttgtgtagtgAGTGACTAACTTTCCTGTCAAGAGTATAACCAAGgtgtaaaatactaataaacaaataaacaaacaaatgatatGCACGTGGCATAAAACCAAAATAGACATTTTTAAGTGCAGATGATTCAAAAGCAATACAAAAcacattatatttatacacatacaGCTCGGTTATGAGCAGTTAATAACAGTCTCTTGGTAATAGTTTGTAACCAAAAACATCATAAGACAACTGTACTCAGAAAATACTATAGCATACATAAGAGTAAGTGCTTAAACATTAATACTGTGGCCTAAAATAGATGGCATTTTTTCCACATGGACATAAAAATGCTAATAGTCAATACTTAACAGTGAAttgaatataaaatattaaaatgatatattatttaaatacaacatTTCCATCAGTATGTGGACAGTGGATTAAATGcttgtttttaataatgcaaGCCTCTGCAAAGTGTAAAGGAAATTGGTGGTTTGCACCTACTGTTTGTCTTGATACCAGCTAAATTGTGAAAGTAGTTCTGAAAAACAGTTTACTGCCAGAGTAAACTATAAATCCAGAAGGTAAAAGTAACTTTGATAAACTGTAAATTGCTATTTGAAATATGTGATGGTAAGCTTGGCAAAGCAAATAGCATTGTTtgctatttaatatttaataaaccaAATGTAAGACTGTAATTGTaaaacactcattcactcatttttataaaagaaaatagCCTAAAAATCTTGTTACCTTGATATGTACTGATTGATATATTATTTGATTGTATTATAGATACCAGAGCAGTGGTGGATCAGTGGTTAAACTTCTGTATTAGTCATCAGAAGGTCAAACCACTGCCATGTTTTTCACCATTGGGCCCTCATGCAATACCCTTAACCTCCAATCACTTGGTCATGAATGTATGTTGCTCTCATTATCAAGGCCTGTAAAATGCCATTAGTTCGacaatctttttttattatagcaAATACTGgttgggccttgctcaagggccaaacagtggcaacctggaagtggtcgggtttgaaccagcaaccttatgcttactagtccaataccttaaccattagACTACAAGTGCCccttttctatttctattttctatagtagttctatatacactgatcaggcataacattatgaccactttcctaatattgtgttggccccccttttgctgccaaaacagccctgcaactgtgatgcactgtgtattctgacacattctatcagaaccaacattaacctcttcagcaatttgagctacagtaggtcgtctgttggatcggacagcacaggccagccttcgctccccaccttggccgcccatgaccctgttgcaggtttaccactgttccttcctaggaccacttttgatagatgctgaccacaagagctgcagttttgaagatgctctgacccagtcgtttaGCCATCACAAATTGACCCTTGTCTaactcgctcaaatctttatgcttggccatttttcctgcttctaacacatcaactgagaataaaattttcacttgctacctaatatatcccacccactaacaggtgctgtgaggaagagataatcagtgttattcacttcacctgtcagtggtcataatgttatgcctcgtcagtgtatgttttatgtttatatgtttCTATAGTAGTtctatgtatattatataaaatataacatatGTTTCTATAGTAGTTGTATATAtgttatgtaaaatgtaaaaattattcCTTATAACATTAGAATTTtatagtttttgttttattaactattgatggatgattagatgaccaataattaaatgttttacaaaaGCAGTGAGGAATAACTGAATTTTATCAAGATAAATGTTTGCATTTTTACCAGCTATAAGAGTAATGTTAGATACCTTCTAAAGAAACATCAGATTTCAACAATGCAATTCTGCTTTAGCCCCTGTTTCACAAAAACGTTCTCAAGTGTTGCTGGTGCTGTTCTCAGTCATGCCCTTAGAGGAAAGTAATGCAGGCATGTAACCCTTGAAGATGCTCATCACCCTCTGCTTGTACGTCTTAACGGCAAAGAAGTATATGACCGGATCCAAGCAGCAGTTAAAGTTCATCATGGATACTGTGACCTGAAGAGACATCTTGAAAGCCTTCTCTTCCTCACACGATGGCTTGTAGTAAAGCCTGCGCACCATGGACTGCATGATGTTGATGTGATAAGGGCTAAAGCACAGCAAGAAGCTTATAAGAATCAGCAGGATCATGTTCTTTGCCCTGGTACTTTTACCAGACCTGCTGGTCATTGGGTTCTCCTTGGCCATTTTGGAAAGTTTTAAGCTGATATGACTGTAGCAGCCCAGAATAAGTCCCAGGGGCACACAGAACCCAATAACACAACCAAACAAAAGCACATAAGGTGTCGTTGATGATTCGTTCAGGTTGGAATATTCCATGCATGTTTGTTGGCCTTGCCATTTCTTTATTGTGCTCTTGAAGAGAAGAGGGGATATCTCCAGAAATATAATCGCCCAGACCAGGATACAGATGCCTCGCACAACCTTTATGCTTCTGAGCTTCAAGCACCTGTGTGGGTGCACCATGGCAAGGTAGCGGTCAACACTAATGCAGGTCATGAACGCGATGCTGGCATAAGTGTTCGAATAGAAGATGACTGTGGTCAGTCTGCAAAGAAGATCTCCGAAAGGCCAGTCAAAGCCACGGATGTAGTAGGCGATCCTACCAGGAAGAGCCAGAGTGAAGAGGGTGTCTGAGATTGCCAGATTGATCAGGTACAGTGTGGTGGAGTtgaactttttctttttctggaaGGTGATGTACAGGACCAGGCTGTTGCCTGAGACACTGACTATAAGAACAACAGCATAAAAAATGGGAAAGAGGATCTGGGCTGCTTCTTTGTATGTGAACACATTGCAGGTTTGGTTGGAAAGGCTTGTATTTGATGTCACAATAGAAGCTTGAGTGGCCATtgtctgagaaaaaaaaaaaataattaataataataagaagaagaagccACAATTTAATCCAAAAGctttaacataaaaaaaatcttagtATAGTGAATAATAAAGGGGATAACTACATAAAAAGCTATTTGTAATtgtgttaataaatatattataattataataagatataataagatatatatatatatatatatatatatatatacacacacaagttGAAAGCAAAGTAGAAAAAACAAGTTGTCAAAATACTTACAGGTAATTCAGCAGGGTAGATGGTGCCCACAGTTTTAGCAGATGTTCATCTCTGTGCCCATGGGTGGCAAAATGAGTCTGAGAAGAGTTGTTAGATGATTCTGTTAAGTGGCACCTATAGAAACCCAGCCCATACCCTGCTCATTAAAGATGCACAGTGAAAGAAGCTTTGCGTGACTTCACAGTGCCAACTCTCTATGGTTCTAGTCTGAATTGTCACTAAAATCGTGTAGAATTTTGTCATAGGGGCTTACCCATGTTAAATGCCAGAGGTTTATTTTATCCTACTAACACGTCTTACAGTTAAATCTGATTGTCCAGACTACCCTGTCAAGGAGTTTTACTATCTGattagttttcttttttttacaaggAGACCATACACACCTAGCAGTGCCATCTAACCTATTTAAACAGAGGATGTTGAGGTGAAGACATGCTTGCACAGTATCCACAGAACAAAACAGGGGGAAAGGCTTGCCACAAAAGATCAATATCTTTCTACACTTTACCAAatatgttattatgtagaagaaaaatagaagaaaacatGTTGTTAAAAAAGAAATCTTTAAATTGTTATCACACTTCATAATTGGAAACTATCTAAACAAAGAGGCATTTTTGACACTAGGTAAAAAAGCAGCTGCCTGGGTGTGTGGTTTGTGAGGGTTGTTTCATATACACTCGGGGCCAAATGACTGTTATTCAAAGAATCTGTAGAAACACAAAGATTGCAAAATTGTACATGACAGTTAGATAAACTGTTGGAAAACTTAGTCTTAGTGTTTGACACCAGGCCTTTGTAATTTTCCACACAACAAAACAACTCCATTTAGCAATAAAGAGACAGCAAATTCAGCAAAATCAAAACAATGTATTACTTTCTACCAGTAAACTAGTGGAATTAGTAAACTAGTGGACTCAGATACAGGTGCTGTCAATTCCTACCCACCGACTGTGTCTTTTCTGTGACATAAGCCACTATTCTGAGAGGTTAAGGCTGGATATGTGCTTCCTAAGAGACATCTACAGACATCAACATGGCTTATACCATTGCACCAACTGCTGAGATGTAGTTTAAACTTTTGGTGGTACATTTCAATTATGTCCAGTCTGAGTTACCTCAGTAAGCTGTAAGTGCTGTTATTGTaaagtaaaagtgtcagtaagCAACAAGATTTGAATTTAGACAagtatacaaaataaattacatgagggatcttcaaaaagtttccgcttttttatatttttgttggaaacggtgagggagggaggaaggagtagtaattggtcgtgtcagagagactgagagagagcttatagtccggatttagcgccatctgatttccacctttttggacgctcaaaaaagctttaagggaaagaagattttcatgtgatgatgacgcttttcattttttaataaatttttcagcatttaacagatgcttttatccagagcgacatatagtatacagtctaagcaattaaagggttaagggtcttgcaattgatggttaagggccttgcaacAGTTCAGGAAAggtcaatttaaaaaatcactcactcactttctaaaccACTTATCCTAaccagggtcacggtggggtgctgaagcctatcccagctctcaattagcaaaaggcacacagaaacaaccTGGACAGGACACATATCTAGGGGCAAttagtttagtatctccagttaatctgactgcatgtctttggactgtgggaagaaactggagctcctggagtaaacccagccatggggagaacatgcaaacttcacacagaaagaacccagcttggaatcgaacccaggaccttcttgctatgccATTGTAGTGCCACCCAGTGAGCGACTGTGCCGCCCCCCGTTTAGAAAATGATTAATATATTTGGTTAATATTTGGTGTTTTGGAATAAATTGAACCACCAACTACAGGTCAGTGCCCAACCTTAGAAATACTCTGTCAGATGAAGGAGTAAATCCCAGCAGTCAGGTTCCAAACTCTAATGGCAAGCCTCACATGACCAGTAAAGGTCGCTATAGCAGCAAAAAGAGAACCAGCTTCATATTAAGATGCATGATTTTGGATACAAGGTTTAGATATGTACCATTtgctttacaaataaaaataaaacaacacagcAATAAAGTCATTTCCATGGTggctggagaaaaaaaaataggacAGAAACAGAAGGGGAGGGCAGCCATGTGCCATCTGCCGGGGATAAACATTAGTTAGAGTAGCCATGGTAAGAGTATGCCACACTTATTGCGGTCTGCTGCATAGCTTCCCAGTGGTCTGGTCAGCCGTAATTAAAGTGGATAGCTTTAGACCAGCAAAAGGTCACTAACTGGCACAAGTAGCATGCGGTTATGACACAGCATACTTAGGTCACGCTATGTGGGCCTTGTTCAGACAGCATCACCTGCGAGATCAGAGCGAGATTTTTAATGCTCCATTAATCTGCAGTAAAGAGTTAAAGACCTCCTTACTTTCAGAGCACTGAAAA
The Trichomycterus rosablanca isolate fTriRos1 chromosome 12, fTriRos1.hap1, whole genome shotgun sequence genome window above contains:
- the si:ch211-184m13.4 gene encoding G-protein coupled receptor 183 encodes the protein MATQASIVTSNTSLSNQTCNVFTYKEAAQILFPIFYAVVLIVSVSGNSLVLYITFQKKKKFNSTTLYLINLAISDTLFTLALPGRIAYYIRGFDWPFGDLLCRLTTVIFYSNTYASIAFMTCISVDRYLAMVHPHRCLKLRSIKVVRGICILVWAIIFLEISPLLFKSTIKKWQGQQTCMEYSNLNESSTTPYVLLFGCVIGFCVPLGLILGCYSHISLKLSKMAKENPMTSRSGKSTRAKNMILLILISFLLCFSPYHINIMQSMVRRLYYKPSCEEEKAFKMSLQVTVSMMNFNCCLDPVIYFFAVKTYKQRVMSIFKGYMPALLSSKGMTENSTSNT